In Phycisphaerae bacterium, the following proteins share a genomic window:
- a CDS encoding flagellar motor protein MotB, which produces MRLFWKRTETDETAGSSWLLPFGDMMSLLLAVFVMIAAMSELRPDHRFHKVRSAVRSSLGFSAGGGPTGAKASPLWSSTFVQRLEKAGLIASG; this is translated from the coding sequence ATGCGATTGTTCTGGAAAAGAACGGAAACCGATGAGACGGCGGGTTCTTCGTGGCTCCTCCCGTTCGGCGACATGATGTCGCTGCTCTTGGCGGTCTTCGTCATGATCGCCGCCATGAGCGAACTCCGTCCCGATCACCGGTTCCACAAGGTCCGATCGGCCGTCCGAAGCAGTCTCGGGTTCTCGGCCGGCGGAGGTCCAACGGGGGCAAAAGCCTCGCCGCTGTGGTCCTCGACGTTTGTCCAACGTCTCGAAAAGGCCGGGCTGATCGCTTCCGG